The Ipomoea triloba cultivar NCNSP0323 chromosome 13, ASM357664v1 genomic interval CCACAGCCACCAATTTTGAACCTGTGCTCAATTTACCCCTAGTCCCCTACACTTGCTCAATGGGTTCCCTTCTATAAAATAGTCTCcttattatcaattatcatgaAAACTGTAACGTGATAATTTAGGCACAAAAAGTTGGCATTTATTGCAATATTGAAGGGgaacatttaatattttttttcttgattataCATGGTCACATGGagatttttttaacaaagaaaTAGTGTTagctataatattttatagtCTACTAGTATTTGCACTAATGCATTGCGCGGAATGGacttgttataatattttaaaaatatttagatcaatatataattataaaaattataataacgaatattatataatacaattatattttctgatgttatccttgcttaaatttgagcaaataattgttcaattactcATGCATCGCActtgtaaaattttttattatatatttatataataaaattaaagatgaaattataaacaattcaaatatttgaaagtatacatttatttgagtataagattagtgtaaaagtatcactcaattaactGAATAAAATATAACTCGTTTGTCTGAAATAATCTTAAAAATTTTTGATAtctaatatgatttatgtaactatattattactaaataaatatgggaaaaaaggagaaataatctaatctatatatatatataaacaaaatcctccaaaacgaaatcttatttcccgcccaaaatattgtacattaaaacaattaaaacaataaaataatattaaaagtacaataatattaaaacaagaaatcctaaaaaaagaagaaattgaagCAATTGTAGGGtgacattaatttgataactgcTTACTATTTACAACCACCATATGTAACCAAACTTACTCGCTAGTACAATGTCTCATTTCTGTCATGAAGTCGGTTTAAGATCTTCCATACGACGATTGTTCTATGTTCCGCCAAGGTGTGGAGAGTTATACTATCTTAGAtgtcttttaaatttggtacgcagaccttttagccatgaagatattcgcacTGTTGCCGGAGTCATTCATAATTCGTTTAGGGATgcgtgttatgaatatggattattagatgatgacaaggagtaCATTGATGGCATTATTGATTCGAGTTACTGGGCATCCGTGTATGCTTTGCGAAGGTTATTTGTTACACTTCTCACTTCAAGTTCACTCAGTAAGCCAGAAGTAGTTTGGAATGCCGTTTGGGACTTTCTTGCCGAGGATGCAGAGGTCCAACGTCGACGTGTCTTGCAAAATCCAGGTATATCGAGCTCCAATCTATTTATTCAactttgttatttgcttttcattatttataaataaactaatttgttatttgtttttgtttcttttatttttttgccttttaagAGTTGATGTTATCGGATTTCATGTAACACAACTGACCGATGAACAAAAGAATGTTTACGACTATgtgatgaatgatattgattcaaatggaggtggattattctttgtgtatggttacggAGGAACAGGCAAGGCGTTCGTGTGGAGAACGTTATCATCAAAGATAAGGAGCCGCGGTGatattgttctaaatgttgcTTCTAGTGGAATAACATCTTTGTTGTTGCCGGGAGGCAGAACGGCGCTTTCCAGATTTGCTATACCACTTTCTTTGAACGAAGATTCCACGTGCAATATATCGCAAGGTAGTGACCTTGCtgagcttataataaggagcaaattgataatatgggatgaagcaccgatgacgcacaaatactgttttgaggctttggacaaaaccatgagggacatattgaggttcgccataccgggtagtgctgaaaagactTTTGGTGGAAAGACAGTAGTTTTGAGCGGCGATATTAGACAGATCCTACATGTTATTCCGAAAGCAACAAGACTAGAAGTTGTCGGAgcaactattaattcttcatacctgtgtacaaattgcaaggtattaAGGCTGACCAAGAACTTGAGAATATGGACCTTAGCTTTAGAGGAAGATAGACATacagttgattggttttcaaaatggattgcagacATCGGAGATAGGATTGCAGGGATTGTAAACAATGGTTCATCTGATATCGATATTCCggcaaggtttttgttgaagtgtggacaCGATCCCATAGCAGCTATAGTTGATAGCACATTCCCAAGCTCGAGATatggcatgcttgatgagtcgcagctagaAGGCCGAGCGATCCTCTCGctgactttagatgtcgttgatcaaattaatcagtacatgtgcgacatgaatactgCAGAAGgatgaacatatttaagttgtgaatctttgtgtaaggcagaaccaggtggtgaaaatctatcagaagtgcacactcctgaattcttaaaatagtttgagattgtcaggtcttcctaatcattcattgacattaaaggtcagtgcacctgttatgttattgcggaacatagaccactctcttggtctttgtaacggaacgcggctcattatcacaagattggcagatcacattgtcgaagcaagaatagttaattggacacatgaagggaccaaagttcttatcccccgaatgtctcttagtccttctgatacgagattgcccttcaagttccagcgtaaacaattcccgttaatgcttgcatatgccatgactataaacaaaagccaatgccaaacactaactcacgttgggttattgctaaagaAACCGGTCTTTAGTCACagtcaattgtatgtggctttctcccgagtcagtcatcttaatggcctgaaggtgttagcggtagactaggatggacaagattgtgttgcgacttccaatgtagtctacaaagaggttttcaataatgtgtaaatataatcgatgatattatgttttttttttcaaaaagataaacttgttatatatctagacaaaaaatatatcatctatacaaatgaattaggatagcaattcattactataactaagtttccagagaacgagcacattgggccaatttctaaaaattcctaacaatgatatataaaatctctaaagttacaacaccgcatacctacatctacacattagctattaatttgagcgattatttactcgaattcaagcaatggtaacatcaacaaacataaatgacccaactcatatcttcacttgcactatataatatttgatgttataatttaaataattgtatatgcattcaaatattcttaatatattataacaaacacattccgtgcatcgcacgggtgtaaatactagttattataaaaataaattcaacaattcatgtttagcttaattaccataataattactccgtattaggcaattattatgagacaattatactaatatctgccAATTATGCTTTTATACCTTCAATAtatttcttttcaccatatcacctttacttttttttttctcctcattcttatttgaatgaattaattgtaattataacaaaaaaaaaaatcaaacgcATATTTAATTCTGATTatactaatatagtaatatctgtgtaattattagcttaattagaataataattattagtcaattatactaatatcgtgcaattatacttttatacagTTAGTATTATATAAGTATTGTCGGTTGACACATTTAGTCCTCCGTCACATGGTCTGTTAGTTGACCGTGTAATTGAAGggctttttagtctttttatgtCTTCCTCTCCTTTGCGTAGTCAATGGTCGTGTATTTTGTGAAGACTCTAAGTCAGAACATGCGAAGTCCCTAAGTCGAGGAACCCTAAGTCGAAGCAATTACCAGTCAAATCCTATCAATTCGTATCAATTGCTACCTAATTCGAAGCAGTTTCTATGTAATTGGAAGCTCGACAACAATGAAGCAAATTGTAGAAAGTGAGGACGAAGGAAGCAACCACAATGGATGGTGTCGGACCAGGCGACAACAATACCTTAGGTAAAATTCCAAAATTACTTATGGGTGATATTTGTATgttgtttgtatatatagtttatgaGTTCTTTGTGTATACATTTGCTTTGTGTATATATCGTGAACAGAATCTGATACAAGTGCAGTACCTTTTAACATTCTGTATATGTCATTGGCTGTCTGCTGTTCGATGTACATTTGCCTTGAAGTTCTGTGTATGGTGGGGTTTTTAATAGGGTTGGTGTGTCACTTTATGAAGTGCAGTACACTTCCCTTTTATATGGTGGGGTTTTTGTTCTGTGTATTTAAACTAATATGGTGTGGACCACTTGTTGTGctgttcttttttgttttttttttaaacttctgtGTATGTACATGGGGACCACAATTTACTTTCTtagaatgttttttttataaaaaaaaagtgtgtacTGCCTTTTTGTTTGTATTGGATACCATATTAAGATTTTGTAGTTAAACTTTGTCCTTATTAAATAGATGGAGGAAGTAACACAACTCAATTCAGTCAAAAGTTAAGAGATGGTGACTGCCTTAAAAGACATGGAATAGGATATATAGGAGGGGTTGTTAACAGTTTTAGTTTGGACATTGATTTGTGGGGGATGATAACTCTAAGGGAAACAGTTGAGGAGTTGGGATACAACATGTTAGACACCTTTAAATATTTCACAGTTGCTGGCAATGACACTTTATTTGAATTAACAAATGATAGTGATTGTTGGGCAATTTGTGATGTTGGATTGTTCCCCAAGGAGATTGAGGTATGGGTAGTAGGTTCTGGGTTTGGTGAGGGTGAAACAGGTTCTGGGCTTGGTGAGGGTGAAACAGGTTCTGGGCTTGGTGAGGGTGAAACAGGTTCTGGGCTTGGTGAGGGTGAAACAGGTTCTGGGTTTGGTGAGGGTGACACAGGTTCTAGGCTTGGGGAGTAACAAAACAAGCCATAAGTCTAGAACATGTCCTGATTATCCAACTGCAGAACAAAGCAAGGTAATGTTATTTTACACTTATGGATATTAATTGTTATTGATGTAGTACCTATTTAACTTATATTGTTTCCTGGTCTTGTAGCTGACTgccaaaagaaaaaggaatcCAGTCAAGAAGACCACTCTAGCTGAGCCTTATGTTCCTACTGTTCAGTTTGATCCAGCAGCCTCTACAGGATTGACAGATCAAAATCTTGATTTCTGGAATGAAGCATCAGAAGTGACAGCCTTCTTTGACAATGCACCTGAACGTGGAGTTAATAATGTGGCATTTGAGGTTGGCAATCAGCCTGAAATTGGAGTTAATACTGTGGCAGCTGTGGTTGGAATTCAGCAAGAAGAAATCAATATTACCCAGCCAGGAAGTGGATTTGTGGACAGTCAAGAATTTGACAACACTCCAGCAGATAACAACACTCAAGTACAATTTGAACCTCTTCCCAAAAGGTCTACATTAGGCTTAAAATCAAGGAAGATCCACAAGACTTCAGCTCCGGTGCGTAGGATGACAAGATCTAGAACAACCCTCAAGTCAAGGTTCACAAACACTGCTGACAAACCTCTAACCCTTGATTGATGTgaataatgcttttttttttttttggttgggtgAAATCTTGGTTTCTAGACTACTTTTTTGTGGGGTGAAACTCATTATTGGATGTATTTATGACAACATTATGGAATATTTTGGTAGGGTCAAACTGGAATGTGTATGATAACTTGATGTATGTTTGGCCACATTTTTGTCTAGAAGTGGCAAGGTGATTGGAATGATAGCAGCCatgttttaaaatctttaatGGTTGTGTTAGTTCATTTCTTTTTCAGCAGCCttgttttaaattgttttgacAATGGTCATTTGTTTTACATCTTTGTGTTTAACAACCTTGCTTTAAAATGCATGGCTAAACAAACTAACATTTATTGGCAATTGCAAACACCCCAAGATGCTAATCCAAACCAACACTACCATTACATACAATACTTCTAATTGCAAAACATGACAACACTGTCAATGGCCTTATGGGAGCATATACACTTTCTTTCCATAACATAAGCTCTCATTATTTCCAAGGCCACTACTTGTAAAATAAGCAATTAACACTACAATGAGGCGACCTACAACAAGCAGCATCATGGATGTACATTTCTTGGTCCTACCCATCACTTTGTTTTCACCATCTTCCCCTCTTGATCCACTTCTCATCTTGGATTTCAACTTTGctatttcttcttcatttttgttaATTCTCTTCAATAGGCCAGGTATTATTCTCTTTGACCTGGGGCACATTGGAGGATCATACCACTTCACAAACCTATACCCTGATCCATTCTGCAAAATTGCAAatattgcaaaattgaaaacaaaaaaaaatccccaAAATTTCAGTATATCCTTCATTGCAAATCAAAAAAATCCATACTAACCTTACATCTTGTACATTCCCAATACCTCCTACCTGGGTTGTCATTTGTCTAGGGGTGGGCGTAATTTGGATTACCCGAACTAACACCCGAAATCCGAaccgaattttaaattttgggtgaACCCAAATAGTTATCGGTtcggatattttaaattttggtatatccgaatataaatttggttcggatatcgggtgtTAAAAATTTACCCACACCCGACCCGAAACCCGAactaaccaaaattttattataaatataataatatatattatatatttagttatcaatgtatttcataattaataatatattaattttaaaaagtttattggttaattattactatttgtcttatttttagtttgatagtatatgaaaaaaaatataaataataaaataataaaaacataaaaaattaaaattgataaaaataaaattttgggtaTATCCAAACTAACCCGAAATAAACCCGAAATAATTTCACCCGAACCGAACATATccgaattaaatttggttcggatatcgggtgtCAAAAACATCACCCGAAATTTTCGGATATCCGAAATAAAATTCGGGTAtcacccgaaccgaaccgacGCCCACCCCTACATTTGTCCATGATGTTCTCAAAATCATTTCTTGACCACATTCACATACTTCGATCGAAATCCATTCCCTAAACACATTGTGGAAGAACTCGAACAGTTACAACTTTCTCCCTTAAATCCCTCCATTCAGACTGGTTCTTTGAATTACCTTGCTTCGAATGACTGAGCCTTCTTCGAATGAGAGATATGCTTCCTGGACTTGGGATATTCAACTGCGCTATTGTTACGATAAAAATAACCACTGGTCTGGAGTAATAAAACGCAAAGGAGAGGAAGACATAAATAGCCTAAAAAGCAATTCCATTACACGGTCAACTAACAGACCATGTGACAgaggactaaatgtgtccaacgACCAATAACCGTGGCTACAATAtggcaaaaaaaattaaggaggACTATAACTGTCAAACGCCTAATAAGTCTAGGActaaaaaaggaattaactcattatattattactaaaataaatatgggaaaaaaggagaaataatttaattttaattattataaaaataaatgtaacgatccatgtttagcttaattatcataaatattattaggcaattattattaaacaattatactaatatttgtacAACTATACTTTTATATCTAAGTATATTCCTTTTCACTATAAGGCCTttactctttttcttttcacctcttccatatctgaatgaattaattgtaattattataaaaataaaatccaatgacacatgtttaatattaattatactaatatcagtgtaattattagtttaattaacataataattataattagtcaattataataatatttatgcaattaattccttaattaccatataattattaggtaagTATACTAATATTTTGCAATTATACCTTTATACGTtcaatataacaaaaaaaaaagaataaggttTAAATTGGCCACTAACGTaacatgaaagtgcaattaggccactaaacaaaaaaaaaaaagtgcaattaggccaccgaatactccaaatgtatgcaatttcacctgatagatTACCATCcttttcatcaggttacttgaTTACGTGAAcagtgagttgacattttaaaataatttttaataataaaatattaaaatttaaaatttaaaattaaaaaaaaaaacacaaacacacaccTGCTGCCACCCCCTTCCCCCCTTAATAATACCATTGTCACCTTGAGAGGAACATGcagatgaatcaaatttaatttatttatttatttatttatttatttattattattattattattattattattattatttacgaaaaGTCAACTTCTCTCACAAAACAACTTTCTTCATCCAAAATCATAAAAGCAAATTAAAAGTTGTTTTGTGAGAGAAGTTGactttttctaaataataataataataataataataataaattaattaattaaatttgattcattgcAGGTTTCCTATCAAGGTGGCAAGGGTATTATTAAAGGGTGGGGGGTGGCCGCAAgtgtgttttttaaaattgtttttaatttttttaattgtttattattatttttttaaatgtcaacccaccgtccacgtaagcaagtaacttgataaaatggatggtaacctgctatcaggtgaaattgcatacatttggagtgttaaatggcctaattgcactttttcttagttcagtggcctaattgcactttcagattacgttcagtggccaatttggaccttattcctaaaaaatatatagaggGAGATTACCGTAGTAATTACacgaaaaaatataaatgataatttattttgttttcatagtattataccttaagtaatatatatatatatatatatatatatatatatatatatatatatatatatatatattatcaaaaataaatagtaataatCCAACTACCTATGTTTAATTGTAAGTATACTATTATGATGGATcgggtcacccatcccgtgactgtcgaaagtcaagcacgcttaaccacagagttctttggctatctggttgtcatatcctacttaaaaccaattggtgataggtagatggacattaaccattggataggtggacattaaccatttaaccacatccctccatggtaagccacagcgccacgtctcgaatcgagcaggggctgaaggtaagccacagcgccacgtctcgaatcgagcaggggctgaagtCGGCCAACCCTGCCGacacccaacaatccccctcccagcacctgcatcaacctttgatcaccaagcccagctacttcccagggggtcacccatcccgtgatGGCCGGAAGtcaaccacagagttctttggctatctggttgtcatatcctacttaaaaccaattggtgataggtagatggacattaaccattgggtaggtggacattaaccatttaaccacatccctccatggtaagccacagcgccacgtctcgaatcgagcaggggctgaactcggccaaccctgCCGACGCCCAATAACAATTGAATTCTCCTACAATAACAGTTATCATGCTAGTATCAAGATGGCCCCTTATGAAGCTTTGTATGGCCAAAAGTGTAGAAGCCCTTTGTGTTGGAAAGCTTTGTATGGCCAAAAGTGTAGAAGCCCTTTGTGTTGGAGTGATATGGTTGATGTGGTCGTATTAGGACCCTTGTGTTGGAGTGATATGGTTGATGTGGTCGTATTAGGACCCTAGTACTTGGAAGAGACCATTGAGAAAGTCAAGCTGATTCAAGCAAGAATGAAAGTTGCTCAAGATCGTCAGAAGTCATATGCAGATTTAGGACGGAAACCAGCAGAATTTCAAGTGGGAGAAAGAGTCTTCTAAGAGTATCACCAACCAAATGAGTTATGCGATTTGGGAAGAAGGGTAAACTAAGTCGAAGATTTATTGGTCCGTATGAAATCTTGGATAGGATTGGTCAAGTAGCTTACCGGTTGGCCTTACCTATGGAATTGGATAAGGTAATGAACTTATTGCTTAAGTTAAATAAAAGAGATTCAATGGAAGGATGAAGTTAAGCTTAACTTGTTGTTGTTAGGTGCATGATGTATTCCATGTGTCTCAACTGAAGAAGTACGTTCACGATGCTTCGCATGTGATCAACCCTGAGGTAAGAAGGAACTCTGCTTAATTTCAAATACGATATTTGATCAGTAAAGTGATGAAAGATTTGGTAAATTGTAAGGTTGTGGAGATGGATGAATCTCTCTCATATGAGGAAAAACCAGTACAGATATTGGATTCTAAGACCCGTGATACCCGAAGGAAATCCATAAAGCTTGTGAAAGTATTGTGGTCCAACCACTTAGCTGAGGAAGCTACGTGGGAAGTTGAGGAGGATATGAGAAATCGGTATCCGGAGTTGTTTGCTTCAGGTAATAGTCAAGTTACGGGGACGTAACTTTCTTTTAAGAAGGGCAGGTTTTAACACCTCACTCCGTTTGTTTTATAGAATAGCATGTTACATGTTGTTTAGATTTAAGTTGTTAAGCTAAGATAAGATTGCTTCGGGGGCGAAGCTtttcttttaaggagggtagattgTGACACTTGAGATTTTTGGTTCCAATATTGCCTATTGAACTTTCAAAGTTATTCCCTATTATTCCACAATGTTCATCTAATCTCTATACCATATTCATTGGACTCTATATCtatgttcaatttcatttgaaccTTGAGCTATATTCATTTGGACTACCAATCcttatactaattattatattatttttataactatattactattatatagtattgtgagatatagtaattatatttaattattttatatataaatatgatatgcgtgtgtgcatgtgtggtgtaacgtatgtatatatatatatatatttattaagttTCTGTGTGTGCgtgtattaatatatgtatatatactcaaccattattattatatattatatatgtaattaattaggTGATCACTATTTTGGaccttatattataaattatattttgatgtgtatatatatgtataatagccgtgtggatatatatattatatatgtgtgtaatatatattactactatatataatattatataagatCAATATCTTTAATACATAATAAGGGAGATTGGAGGTTACAAAGTTTTGATTTGGagaattctaaaaattaaaggatGACTACCTATTTATCTTCCTTCATATAAGGGATTGATTTAGTCTTTCCCTTTAGTCT includes:
- the LOC116001196 gene encoding uncharacterized protein LOC116001196, which codes for MRFGKKGKLSRRFIGPYEILDRIGQVAYRLALPMELDKVHDVFHVSQLKKYVHDASHVINPEVVEMDESLSYEEKPVQILDSKTRDTRRKSIKLVKVLWSNHLAEEATWEVEEDMRNRYPELFASGNSQVTGT